The Rhizobium sp. BG4 genomic sequence GCCAGCAGCTCTTCGAGCATGATGGTGACCTTGACGCCGTTCGGCGTTGCCAGCGAATAGAGCTGCAGCGGGTGCTTGCCGACCGGAAGCTCCTTGTCATGCGTAGGACCGGCGATCGGCCGGTTGATATTGGCAAATTGGCCGCCATTGCCCTTTTCCCACGTCCAGACCTTGGGAACCTGGTATCCGGCGGGAAAATTGTCGGCTGGATTCTTGTCGCTCATTCTCGCTATCCTCTTGATTTATCGGCACGGACCATAGCGCAGGCCGCCACCGGGGGCAGTCATTTCTTTTGGACGATCGATATCAGGCCGTCGCCGTTTATCGAAGGTTCGACGGACATATAGTCATTGATCGACGGATAATCAGGGAGGTGCAGATCGTGGCCGGCCGCCGTGATCACCATGACGGATGCGCCGGCTGCGGCACCCGCCTGAACGCCGGCTTCGACATCTTCGAAAACCAGGCATTGCGAGGCGGCGACGCCGACTTTCTCCGCGCCGAGAATATAGCCCTGCGGATTGGGCTTGCCGACCGAAACATCCTCGCTGGTCACCATATAGCGCGGCACGGTGAGGCCCGCAGCGCCAAGGCGGCGCAGAGCCAGCACCTTGGTCGAAGACGTGACGATCGCCCAGCGCTCCGGCGGCAGTGCGGCGAGAAAATCGGCGGCACCGGGGATTGCGACGACGCCCTCGACATCCTCGATCTCGGCCTGCGTGATCTTCTCGGCTTCCGCCTCGGGATCAACACCCGGCAGACCGAGCTGACGGATGGTGTCGACGCCGCGCTTTCCGTGCATCGTCGGAAGAAACTTCACCGGATCGAGCCCATGGCGCTCCGCCCATGCGCCCCAGACGCGCTCGGCGGCCGCCGTCGAGCTCAGGATCGTGCCATCCATATCGAACAGGAATGCCGCAAACTTCTTGCCGGGTTCGGGAAACATCTTGGCTCCTTGAATTGCGTAGAGGGTCCGGGGGATATCACCCGGTGATACGGCCGAGCACGCGATCGAGCGCCTGCGTCAGCGCCGCGGCTCCACCCTTGTCCTTGAAGTCGCGCAGGACCTGCTCGTTCAGCCCGCCCGCGGTTGCGAATTCGCGGCTCATCTCCTGAAAGTCGACGTGGCTTCCGGCAAGTACAGCCGTTTCAGACAAGCCCGCAAAGAGTGGCGCGAGATAGGCGCGGCCTTTTTCGGCGGGCAGTCCCTTGGTCTCCAGCCATTCCGTCGTCTGCTGCATGATACCGAAATAGGTCGCCATCAGCGCACTTGCTGCGGCAAGCAGATCATATTCCTGCTTGGTCTCGCATTCGACGGCATTTCCCATCAGGTTGAAGATCGCGGCCGTCCGCGGATCCGGCGGGTAGACGGCGGTTACGCCGCTGCGCCTGGCGACGAAGGGCAAGGGGATCGCCTGCGTCAAGCGTACATCGGCACCGATCCAATCCAGAAGCGCGTCGCGCCCTGTCGCGGCGATAACGCTGATGACCGTCTGGCCGTCCCGGAAGCGAAGCGGGCGCACGACTTCCTCGGCGACCTGTGGGCGGATGGCCAGCACGACGACATCGCAGCTATCGACGATATCCTGATTGTCATCGCTGACATGCACAGCCGGAAAATCGGCAGCGAGCTTGGCCGAGATCGCCGTGCTGCGAGAGGATACTACGGCTTGCACCGCGGCG encodes the following:
- a CDS encoding HAD-IA family hydrolase; this encodes MFPEPGKKFAAFLFDMDGTILSSTAAAERVWGAWAERHGLDPVKFLPTMHGKRGVDTIRQLGLPGVDPEAEAEKITQAEIEDVEGVVAIPGAADFLAALPPERWAIVTSSTKVLALRRLGAAGLTVPRYMVTSEDVSVGKPNPQGYILGAEKVGVAASQCLVFEDVEAGVQAGAAAGASVMVITAAGHDLHLPDYPSINDYMSVEPSINGDGLISIVQKK
- a CDS encoding pyrroline-5-carboxylate reductase — encoded protein: MSLPQNIGFIGTGAITDAMVRGLLIEPAAAVQAVVSSRSTAISAKLAADFPAVHVSDDNQDIVDSCDVVVLAIRPQVAEEVVRPLRFRDGQTVISVIAATGRDALLDWIGADVRLTQAIPLPFVARRSGVTAVYPPDPRTAAIFNLMGNAVECETKQEYDLLAAASALMATYFGIMQQTTEWLETKGLPAEKGRAYLAPLFAGLSETAVLAGSHVDFQEMSREFATAGGLNEQVLRDFKDKGGAAALTQALDRVLGRITG